A genomic region of Eucalyptus grandis isolate ANBG69807.140 chromosome 5, ASM1654582v1, whole genome shotgun sequence contains the following coding sequences:
- the LOC104444580 gene encoding LOW QUALITY PROTEIN: pentatricopeptide repeat-containing protein At4g19890 (The sequence of the model RefSeq protein was modified relative to this genomic sequence to represent the inferred CDS: deleted 4 bases in 2 codons), translating to IVGLVPTTRLMDFVMEVAIGRGFLDYVENVFDYLPERGVRPDPNSHKLMVLAYCRMGSILEADAWLSKLIDRDFVIDSAILTLITNSFCERGFVTRAIWYFRKMADMGLAPNVLNYTSLINGLCKKGSIKQGFELLEEMVRKGWKPNVYTHTALIDGLCKMGWSDKAFRLFLELVRSENYKPNVLTYTAMISGYCRENKMNRAEMLFGRMQEQGLIPNTNTYTTLIDGHCKGGNFKRAYELMGIMTDAGFSPNICTYNALIDGLCKRGRFEEACKMLKKCFRSGLEADLFTYSILINEQCKRASVEQALALLSRMIKLAVQPDIHTYTIMISALCKQKRMKESEKIFEEAIGLGLVPTKKTYTSMIGGFCRDGNANLAIKFFHRMSDHGCLPDSITYCALISGLCKESRLKETRRLYDSMLDKGLIPCEVTRLTLAYEYCKKKNESANALLILERLEIKLWIRTVNILVRKLCSEKKVGMAALFFHKLTDKETRVDRVTLAAFMTACYESNKYALLSDLTKRIREGNAATPNLVDG from the exons ATTGTGGGTCTGGTGCCCACTACCCGCTTGATGGATTTCGTCATGGAAGTCGCCATTGGAAGGGGTTTTCTTGACTATGTAGAGAACGTGTTTGATTATTTGCCTGAGAGAGGGGTTCGTCCTGACCCTAACAGTCACAAGCTGATGGTCCTTGCTTACTGTCGAATGGGGAGTATTCTTGAGGCAGACGCTTGGTTGAGTAAACTGATTGATAGAGATTTCGTTATTGATAGTGCTATTCTTACCTTGATCACCAACTCGTTCTGTGAGAGGGGGTTTGTGACTCGAGCTATCTGGTATTTTCGGAAGATGGCTGATATGGGTTTGGCACCGAATGTGTTGAATTATACCTCACTGATCAATGGATTATGCAAGAAAGGCAGCATCAAGCAAGGATTTGAGCTCCTGGAGGAAATGGTTAGAAAGGGTTGGAAGCCAAATGTGTATACTCATACGGCATTAATTGATGGTCTCTGCAAGATGGGTTGGAGTGATAAGGCATTTAGACTCTTCCTTGAGCTAGTCCGGAGTGAAAATTACAAACCGAACGTGCTTACGTACACTGCCATGATTAGTGGCTATTGCAGAGAAAACAAGATGAACCGTGCAGAGATGTTATTCGGCAGAATGCAAGAACAAGGATTGATTCCTAACACCAATACGTAC ACGACTCTCATTGATGGCCATTGTAAAGGTGGGAATTTCAAAAGAGCATATGAGTTGATGGGCATAATGACAGATGCGGGCTTCAGTCCTAACATCTGTACGTACAATGCGCTTATTGATGGTCTTTGTAAGAGGGGTAGGTTTGAAGAGGCTTGTAAAATGCTGAAAAAATGTTTCCGAAGTGGACTGGAAGCTGATCTGTTCACATATAGTATACTCATAAACGAGCAGTGCAAGAGGGCCAGCGTTGAGCAAGCCCTAGCACTTCTGAGCAGGATGATAAAACTTGCTGTGCAACCTGATATACACACATACACCATAATGATTTCTGCCTTATGTaagcaaaagagaatgaaagaaagcgaaaagatttttgaagaagcAATCGGGCTTGGGTTAGTTCCTACCAAAAAAACCTACACATCCATGATTGGTGGATTCTGTCGGGATGGGAATGCCAACTTGGCAATAAAATTTTTCCACAGGATGAGTGACCATGGATGTCTTCCTGACAGTATCACTTACTGTGCTTTGATCAGCGGACTTTGCAAAGAGTCCAGGTTGAAGGAGACTCGTCGACTATACGACTCGATGCTAGACAAGGGACTTATCCCATGTGAGGTTACTCGACTGACGTTGGCCTATGAatactgc aaaaaaaaaaatgaatctgcTAATGCATTGCTAATTTTGGAGAGATTAGAAATTAAACTCTGGATCCGAACTGTGAATATATTAGTGAGGAAGCTTTGCAGTGAGAAAAAAGTGGGAATGGCGGCACTGTTCTTCCATAAATTAACTGACAAGGAAACCAGAGTGGATCGTGTAACATTAGCTGCATTTATGACTGCTTGTTACGAAAGCAACAAATATGCTCTTCTTTCGGATCTGACCAAAAGGATCCGTGAAGGAAATGCTGCCACTCCCAACTTAGTTGATGGATGA
- the LOC120293084 gene encoding disease resistance protein RPV1-like yields MVECKKTRGQKIMPLFYDVAPSEVKYQNEHYGNAIVSHLNKKRFNDETINHWKAALKEVGDLKGWDFHSMPNRGKGEFVKEVVNKVLTELRIANVEVSDCFVKVDNDVDEIIRMIGSQNDETKIVGIHGIGGVGKTTLAIFVYNQLSEYFVNNCCILYDIRTQNITDLQKQLI; encoded by the exons ATGGTGGAGTGCAAGAAAACAAGGGGACAAAAGATCATGCCCCTTTTCTATGATGTTGCACCATCTGAGGTCAAATACCAAAATGAGCACTATGGCAATGCCATTGTTTCTCATTTAAACAAGAAGCGGTTCAATGATGAGACTATCAACCACTGGAAGGCTGCTCTTAAAGAGGTTGGAGACCTAAAGGGATGGGATTTCCACAGCATGCCAAACAG AGGCAAAGGTGAATTCGTGAAAGAAGTTGTCAATAAAGTTCTGACTGAGTTGAGAATTGCCAACGTGGAAGTATCCGATTGCTTTGTCAAAGTAGACAATGATGTGGATGAAATCATAAGGATGATAGGTTCACAGAACGATGAAACAAAGATTGTTGGAATTCACGGTATTGGTGGCGTGGGAAAGACGACTCTTGCCATATTTGTGTACAATCAACTTTCTGaatattttgttaataattgtTGCATCCTTTATGACATACGAACACAAAACATTACAGACTTGCAGAAACAGCTCATataa
- the LOC120293755 gene encoding disease resistance protein RUN1-like, which translates to MKSPDINNVMEGKEVIKRRLCSKRVLLLLDDVNDASQLDAIMQKREWFGKGSKIIITTQDRGILKVPTLVDGAYELDGMNFNHSLELFSKHAFRRDNPIKQYNSHSDRAAKICGGLPLALEVIGSLLSGKSIEEWDAILKELEKFPQEDVERS; encoded by the coding sequence atgAAATCGCCTGATATCAACAATGTCATGGAAGGGAAAGAGGTGATCAAGAGAAGGTTGTGCTCTAAAAGAGTGCTTCTTCTACTTGATGATGTTAATGATGCAAGTCAACTTGATGCGATCATGCAGAAGCGTGAGTGGTTTGGTAAGGGAAGCAAGATTATTATTACCACTCAAGACCGGGGAATTCTCAAAGTGCCTACACTTGTTGATGGGGCTTACGAACTTGATGGCATGAATTTTAATCATTCTTTGGAACTTTTTAGCAAGCATGCCTTTAGAAGAGATAATCCCATAAAACAATACAACTCTCACTCTGATAGAGCAGCAAAGATTTGTGGCGGCCTTCCTTTAGCTCTAGAGGTCATTGGTTCTCTTTTATCTGGAAAAAGCATAGAGGAGTGGGATGCCATATTAAAGGAGCTAGAAAAATTTCCTCAGGAGGATGTTGAAAGAAGTTGA